TATTATTATATGGACGGCTTTTTATTCGCATTTCATTTTGGATGATGAGGATTTATTACAACGCCTAATAAAGTATTTTACATTGTAAGTGCAATATATCAGTGTGGCGTGTTTTATGTTATCCATCTACACTTGAGACTGTTTGTGCTTTTTTTCTACAGATTTCTGGATTCTATTgtactccgggaggcacgcaggacaccacCGGTAAAGCAGCTGCATCAGGTCTCGTAATTATCATTTCTaatttatcactgtttttatcatatctgtttttattaaatttgtttttataaacaTATGTTTTACAATATCTGTTAGTGTTTTCAGCATATAAAGTGCATGTTTCGTTATTGTGGCTCAAACCAAAGTGTTTCCATTTTGACATAGTGCCCATTaaggttcatttatttatttgggcTATAAGATTATAAgtgaatacatatatatgtttattcaaCAGGAGGACTGTAGTTTAGCAAATAACAGAGATTGTGAACTCTTGCCCTGTTTGGAAGTTAGCGCTGTTTAATAAGTGTTAGTTTACTTGTAATACTTATAATCTATCTGCAATTATTTAATGATTGACGTTCAGTAACTAAATtctatataaatattgaaaaaggctgtgtttttttcaactttgtaattaatttcagaATGGGTGGTGAAGGTATGCGATGAAGAGTATAAACTATGAAtcagttaaatggacactgaacccaattttttttctttcatgattcagatagagcatgacattttaagcaactttctaatttactcctattaacaaattttcttcgttctcttgttatctttattttaaaagcaggaatgtaacgcttagcagccagcccattttaggttcagcaccatggatagtgcttgcttattggaggattacatttacccagcaataagcaagcataacccagattctcaaccaaaaatgggccggctcctatgcatcaaattcctgcttttaaaataaagatagcaagagaacgaagaaaaattgataataggagtaaattagaaagttgcttaaaatcgcatgctctatctgaatcatgaaaaaaaaaattgggtttagtgtccctttaatttctacacATGGAACCATTCAAGGAATAGTTAGTCCCGTCATATCAGtggttttgtcacagttggaacataGGGTGGTACGGCTACTTTAAGTGGGTCAGTCACACGTAATGTTTGTGTAACACTGACCGAAAGATGTCACTCAAACAATATAAAGTTATATAGACTGATGTTCCTGTGGTAGCTGGGGAAGGAAAGGGTCTGCGGCTTCATATTGAGGGGGCAGGGCACTTTTTGGTgggattattttttattaaaaataaatggtaGTTTCTggcagaaactttttttttaaaatagtataactATAAACATTTTTAACTGAGTGCAGCTTCAGAACAAAGTCAGTAAACAACTGGAAAAGTACAATAAAACGTATAGTGCAAAGCTAGCAGCCGCTTAGCTATGCAATAaaagggttaattatttttttaaaattaaagtgagCATGTAAGAGTGAGTGTGCAGTGAGTTACAATGGTTGTTGGCTGACTGAATACCATGGGGTTACGGACACTGCAAGAGTAACACCACATTGCGCTAATTCAACCGACAAGTATATGTGGTATGGAAAAGAAGTGTtccattatgtatgtatgtgttctttgttttaatcatttgtaacacacatataatacactagtctgtgggagctagctggtgattggtgcctgtatacatttgtctcttgtgtacagctagctgccagtagtgcaatgctgttcatttagcaaaggataacaagagaatgacgcATACTTTatcataaaattaaatttgaaaggtgtttaaaattctaTCCGAATCATTCATTtgagggtttcctgtccttttaagaattacatagaatgacaaaattaaagctaatataggTGATTACAGCTTCATATAAAGAAAAAATGGcaagaatctgcactgtagctcTAAAAGAAAAATGTAGTTGGAAATGAAAATTTGAAACGAAATTAATGCAAACATGAAATTTTAAATTTACCAAAAAGAAAATTTCGGCCAAAACGAAAAGATTTCCTGTTCATATTActattagaaagtcgtttaaaattgcatgcactatctgaatcataaaagaaaaaaaaattacgcttcatgtccctttaaatctaaaaattgtgtatttttccCCACTGCACCCAGTGACTGATTGATCAGCATAGGACCTAGTTCCTAACTGACCAGAGGAGATTTTCCCTAACAAAATGACAatctagagcttaaagggacattatagtgataaaatgacatggttaaagggacagtatacaccaatattcatataactgcatttagtagacactactataaagtagaatattcacagatacaaataaaaaaatccattataaaactttttaaaaacatacttagaagctcctaatttagcactattgataaggttaggctgggctacccactaaaaggggctgggaaagcaggaacaggcagacactccccctcccctgtaTACAAAAAGACCCATAACACAACTAGGAATCTGTAGACCTCAGTATACATCtagaactttggggcttggttaggagtctgaaaatcagcacaatgttatttaaaaatcagcaaaacgatccatttatatagcccatctgggagtgtttttgtaaaaatgtataatctacaaaacagttatgaaaaaaaaaatccctttaatataaatgtccctttaattcagagttgctagtgataaaataataaaatgacatgctcttaacgAATTAGACCATGTAACTAtcactataatgcccctttaattgttgatatatactatgtatattacatatatatggaCTCTATAACAGAGCTCTCGAAAACTCTGCAGAAAAAGTGTTTGTACCCTGCAATTAGCAGAGTATTGTGCTTTCATATGTTTTACTtctatttgtttacatttttattcattttccttTATGAAATGAGCCCTGTCTCATGACAATGTGTTTTCGTGGTTGACTATACTGTACTCTACTTTGATAGGcagatattaaaaaataatgaGACTATGTAGAGATGCCAAATGATTTTGACTTCATACTAGAGACATAACTTCTGGGTCTCCTTAGCAAAGAAATCAACTATTTACCCAGATGCTTCATGATTGTGACAATAGCTGTCAGAGTGATTCAGCCTCCCAAGAGATAGATAGAGACTCCAACAATACTGCCTCAAGATGATGTAGCATTTCTATTAAAAGCACAAGTATTTTCAACCTAGCTAACAAGGTACTAGATTCACTAATGTTTATTCTTCAGTAAACACGTATgttaatatttgttgtaacaaagTAACAGCTTTAAAGTAAAACGAAGAAATGCTCATTCATTATACATGATAGGTATGTatttaccatttaaagggacattaaacacgaaatAAATGCTAGTaagaatgatgaattcaaagaaaagattagtctgagaatagaatgtagatgttttttttaaagtttcattagctgtttaaatattgaaaataataagtgtaaagttttagtgtctattgaacaatgggagctgccatgttataacttaggttaccttctctgctgtggccaattagggacagctatcaattggtcactagagtgtgcagccaatggctgtgtggaatataacagtgttctacacttccatttctaacaggaactgaaaagctcacaatttcagaatggaattacatgaaaagaggacaaaatagaatctttagaaagtcaatttaatggcgagaaaaacggtatataataggtgtgggtacagtatatgagtaagaggaaaattacagctaaacacaaacactgcagaaatgtaaaaatagccctggtcccaaatggtcagaaaatggaaaagtgctctggttactaaggggttaatatactttacaacattttaacctctaaatttctgcctgtttctaagccactacagacagcctcttatcacatgcttttgtatttacttttcacaacaggagactgctagttcatgtgggccatatagataacattgtgctcacgtccgtgagTTGTAGATGACactgaactaattggctaaaatgcaagtcaatagataataaataaaaagtcatgtgattagggggctgtcagaagaggcttatatacaaagtataacagaggtaaaacgtatattaatataacatgttggttgtgcaaaactgaggaatgggtaataaagggattatctatctttttaaacaatacaaatttttggagttgactgtccctttaaaggctctcTTACATTGTTCTGTTAAGAATTTGTCTTCAAATATAGGTAGCCTTataactattaaaaatgtaattttagtttggCAAAAATTGTGTATTTCTCTAGGTATAGATTTCAGACTCACGGAATTCTTGTCAATAAAAGGTAATCCTGAGTTTACGTCGGGAATCTCTTATGGGGTCTTTGGCTCCTGGCACGACAATGGACTTACATTCAACAAATTGTATCAGTAAATGGTCAGATCCTTCCATTTGATATTTTTTCTCAAGAATTTGATTTACAGAGATCTAATGtatttgcttattttcagttaAGGCACATTATTAATGCTCAAGATTGGAATATGGGAATTTCAAATCAATGGTCTGATATCAATTTATGTATTCAGAAATTTGCCTCAGGCAATTATTCAATATCCctaatatatgatattatgctgGCTAAACAAGGCCAAATGCATCTGAATAAGTTATTACATTTCTGGTCCACTTATTTTCCCTCTCTAGAAGTAGATATTAAAGCCTCCTATCCCTGGATAAGTGTGAGGTCTCTATAAGCTGGAGGGAAtcccatagaccgcaatctaaatatataggtttataattatatacatttatatgtgttaatatgtgtatatacacatattaacatataaatatgtatatattcatatatattttaaaatgctgcccatcgccaCGCTACTTGCCCCcttcgctgcgcgaggttctgTTGCCCTTAGAAGCCTATGGAAGAACGCtcttgtgagctcaatgcttcctagcaatgttttacttgtaataccagcgcacattatcgtgcgctggtattacaaagtggagcgataatattgcttgcatgcaagcgatatttagcgctccacttgtaatctggccctaaatgtggtaaagaaaaagataaaatatccTATTTATGGTCAGAGTTAATACTGAAAATGCTTCAAATTAAATTAATACTTTAAGTTTTTATTTACAGGAAAGTATATTGTTTATGTCCTATGAACGGAAAATTTGATGTAGACCTCAGAGATATGGTATTCTGcctttcctcttttctttttgtttcattgTTGATGATGTATGCCTTTGATTGTTTTCGTTTCTGTATCGTGAATTTGGTctataaataaagtaattaaaaaaaaattgaaatatttacaaagtttaatgtacatttaaagggacattatacacattttttctttgcataaatgttttgtagatgatctatttatatagcccataaagttttttttttttttttttagttttttttttattatagttttgcttatttttaaataacattgctctgattttcagactcctaaccaagccccaaagttttatgagaataccgtcagctaccttctccagcttgctcctgtttgtgtagagggtctttcatatgcagggggaggggggagtgacttatttcccacttgcaatgggctttccagctacctttttcaattgagttaaactgagagcttctaagttaatttttaaacagttttatattggatttttatatcagtatctgtgcatcttattctttatattagtgtctattacatgcagctatatgaaaatgagtgtatactgtccctttaagtaaaggcttTTTAAATGTAAGTTCAAATATAAGTAAATGCAGCAGTATCAGTTTGTGTCTACTACTAGTGCTTACTGGCAGTTAAACCtataaagtttctttcatgattcagacagagcataccattttaaaaacatttccaaatgACTATTAgaaaaatttgctttgttgaagagcatacctaggtaggtagcgtgcacgtgcctggagcactacatggcagcaaacacCTATTTCATGCTCTTGCAAATTTAAAACCGTTcttacaaaactactgccatattgtGATCCAGGCATGTTCAACAAATCTACGTTCCTGTCCTGAATAAGTCAATATTTTGATGTGCCCTGCTCCACCAGTACAGAAGGAGCAGTCAGTAAGGTTTAGTAGGAAGTATAAAAACCAATACTGCACTATTCATTTCAGTTTACATAGCTTCACATTGTATAAGTCAATGGTTCTTCATGATTAAAGATCACTCTTTCCTATGCATAATAGAAAATATTTGAATACAAGCTCAATATAATTAGGAATGGACAATGAGTTGTATAGCATTGATAATAAATCTAATTATAACTTACTTAGAATATGAGGCAGGTCTGACAAAGAGTGTATGGTGTAATGAGGTTTTGGGTGGGGATTATTAACCACATATGTACTGTTTTTTAACCAAATGGTTGCTTTTAAACCTGCGTTGAGTCCACCTTGGATATCTGTATCCAGATTATCCCCAACCATTACACAGTCCTCAGGTTTGACTGATAAGAGGTCACAGCAATGGAAGAAGATAGAGGGTGCTGGTTTCTCTTCAGCATGCTCCCCTCCCACCACAATGGCGTCAAAGTACTGTTGGGCTCCACAAGCTTCTATTTTTTCCCTCTGCACCTGCTTCTCGCCATTAGTTAGAAGAAGcaaggaggcagattttctgagttcACAAAGCATAGCTTTGGCGCTTTCTGACAAAGTCATTAGCTGTAGGCGTCTAGTTTTCCATAGAAAGTAACAATCTCTAGCTGCATCCATTTGGTCCCCTGGCCTGATTTCTTTCATGGCTTCTTCCCAATGCTGGACCCGAAGGTCATCAATGGTCATCTTAGATGAATCCAGCGACTCGTGAAGCAATTTTGATTGAAACATGTCACAGATTTTATGAGCTTCTTCTTCTCTAAACTGGTTTTTATGGATTAATACTTCCATAacctattaaaagaaaataaaactatataaTTATATGCAGATGGAAAGTTAtgatacactactgttaaacctaTAGCATGTAGTCAAGTGTCATATGGACCATAAACcaatttttatgttaaagggatactgaacatattttttttattttaggattccgatagagcatgcaattttaagcaactttctaatttactgctattacaaatttttcttcattcttttggtatctttatttgaaaaagcaggaatataagcttacgagctggaccatctttggttcagcacctgggtacagcttgctgattggtggataaatgtacccaccaatcagcaagcgatatccagggttgataggtagttcagaattatataacattatcttagcggcagctttcaaaatcaaaagctttcagagatttttgctatcaaagttgtacttacctggtctcctctcatAGGGTCTTGGTTTTTAAAAGCCATTCGCGGgagtgctgtctaatcacagcacgcccAATCGTGCACACTGTGAATAGACAGCGAGCCCGCAATGCGCTTTTGAAAACCAAAAACTGATCAGAAGACACTGGAAAGGAGACCAGGTAAGTACAACTTTAACAGCAAAAATCTCTGAAagcttttgattttgaaagctgccgctaagataatgttatataattctgaactacctatcaaccctggatatcacttgctgattagtgggtacatttagccaccaatcagaaagctgtgtccaggtgctgaaccaaagatggtccggctcgtaagcagaattctataacattatttttaagtttactgtccctctacCCAGAGCTCAAAAGTCGAGGTAATGAttatagcgtaaatcgcaattgcaatcaagcgatcgcgtttacttcaACTTATAACAACAGCGGTAAGACCGACGAGTGCAaaaacccacaataaaccccttatcgatcgCGGGCAAAtgtttgctctccactcataatcttgcccttagtgtttaaagggacagtcaacacttactttaacatgtttttatattgaaaataacaaaacggaggtccgcctacactatacccctcctgccttgcttctgtcctaatcagcggcgctaactactctaatacccggtaaatatggatgccggactccccccaccattacgtagctgccttcttcttcaactgataagcaaatcagaatccagtcctcggactgaaattgcacgcgcttgcaatttctgtccgatgcctggattctgatttgcttatcagttgaagaagaaggcagctacgtaatggtggggggagtccggcatccatatttactgggtattagagtagttagcgccgctgattaggacagaagcaaggcggcaaggcaggaggggtatagtgtaggcggacctccgttttgttattttcaatataaaaacatgttaaagtaagtgttgactgtccctttaatgtccctttaaaggaaaccaGGAACATGGCTTATAACAGGCCGTTTTAAGAAGAACAGTATGTAACTGTTTTGATTTGCAAAACATGCAAAAATAATTTCTAGCTTCAAAGGTTTTTTACACTTTTCTTCAGTGATGCTTTTTTGCTAAATTGCTGTTATATACTAAGAGTTTAATCTCCATTTAAATTATCTTAAAGCCTTTAAAACGGTTTCTAAAACTTATCCTGACTGGAACGTGGTGGTATATTAAAGAACCACTAAAATCTATTTTTGTTCCTAAGATATGCTGAGTCCACggtgtcctcaattactgttgggaatatcactcctggccagcaggaggaggcaaagagcactacagccaagctgttaagtatcactccccttcacacaaaccccagtcattctctttgccttcggtgcaaggaggaggtgaagcagcctcctgagagaattacagctcactctactagggctgtctcttcttcttaggctttcaaaaataaagcttctgtggaagagATTTGAAAGGCGCAAACTTTGTCTTCtctgcaaaaaatttaaaaattttacaaatttgacacttttgcctcagcggaggcttcttttgggagaaaggttcttcaagcggtggtgtcttcagtttaggtctgcctgtcttgtccctccctagtcctctgtgtactctagcttgggtattgattcccaacagtaattgaggacaccaaggactcaccatatcttaggaaagaaaacaaaatttatgctcacctgataaatttcattctttcaggatatggtaagtccacggtcCCACCCTTTTTATTTAAGACCGTTTTCTgaataacctcaggcacctctacaccttgtgttactcctttttctccatttacctttagTTGAATGATTGGGGTTTGTGTGAAGGGgactgatacttaacagcttggctgtggtgctctttgcctcctcctactggacaggagtgatattcccaacagtaattgaggacgctgtggactcaccatatccggaaagaaagaaatttatcaggtaagcataaatttagtttattttcttctaCAGTGCCTTTTAAAATTAGTGTCAGTTACCTACAGGGGGAGCTTGCCCCCCCATAGCAAGACTTTTTATGTAAACTTTTTGAATggacagccaatcagcagctataccATACTATAggctacacagaaaaaaaaaagaatttagtgGCCCTTTCAGGTGCAACACAATCTCTCTCCTGACTTCAATATGTAATAAGACTCTTTTCATGCTGATACACACGGAACACTTGATCAGGAATAGATAAGGAATAGCATAAAGACACTAATTTGATGAATGTGTGATGGTATGGTGTTCAGAGAGACAGATGTTGAAATATTTGTATGCACTCTGCAGTGGTAATATGCTCAGTTCATTAATGCatctaattaataaattaatatatctaAGGAAGGGTTAAAATGCTCAGAAATATTGTGTCAAGTGAAAGCACAGTAAAtaaataaggctttttttattcTGCCACTGCCCTCCAATAACAAAGTGGGAGTTGTGCTTATCGGCTAGGGAgcaataaaatttaaagggacacaaatgtcaaaattaaaaacgttcacagttcagatagagcatgcaatataaaatggacataaaacaaaacaaaatctttcAGAATTAAGACagaccatgcagttttaaacaataatccaatttacttatattatcttatttgctttgttctcttggcatcctttattgaaaatcatacctatttaggctcaggagcagaaatgcactactgagagctagctgctgattggtggctgcacttatatgcctcttgttattggcttgcctgatgtgttcagctagttcctagtagtgaaatgctgctccttcagcaaaggatacaattttaaacaacgttacaatgtacttctattattcaaatagcttaaatctcttggtattctttgttgaaggagcaacaatgcacttctgaGAGTTGGCTAAACATATCCGGTGAAccaataagaagaggcatatatgtgttgttagtatccagtaatgcattgctgctcctgagcctacttagctaTTATTTTCAAcacagcaaatcagataatagaagtaaaaggaaaatgtagggtttcatgtccctttaaactgaggacagaagtaacatgactgtgcctgcacatgccagaagcacgctcccttgcaagtcctagcactagcatcctgattggctgcttaaagtcccttacaatgggatttggctactgagattttgaggtaaaatatcttcctttttcacatagagatgatcaggtgatattttctagttagttttttAGAGCTatctatgctgcagcactttcaagtgcttcaacatttgggtatcatatccagtgttttccacagaaaatgttgccagccaggtggcattgaaataaaaggtattatctatctttttaaacaataaaacatttggtgctGGCAGTTGGGAGGGCAAGTTAGTGGTGACCAGAGAGAAATATGCCTAGGGACACTTGTGAAATAAATCTAGGTCTGTCTGTCATACTATAAACAGTCCCACAGCTTCAATAACACAAATATTTTATACAATTTGTTTTTCTGCTCATAATTTTGTATGTCCTAACATTTATTTTAGCTCAgtgttgtaataaaaataaaaacgtataCTTAATTACCTCATTAATTGCTTTCTTACTTGCTCCAGCTGTATCAATCAATGTGTTGTCCAAATCAAAAAATATAGCTTTAACGCCATTCAGTACCATGATAGCAGATATGTAGTGGTCAGGATCTGTGAGCAAATAGATGTAAAGTTATTTTGCTTTACTCATTCTTAGCATTTTTTATTgtgtaaaattaaaacaaaatatgatACCTCTTAATAAGCACTCTGTTTCTGCCATAAATTTGAGATAAACCAAAAAGACAACTattttggatagatagatagatagataaagagataaacATTGAGGCTTTAGATTAGAACCAACAACCTTCACTTCTCATAATAAAACATACCGGAATACTGTCTAGGTCAAGTTAAAAAGAACACTATAGTACCATACATATACCATACCACTAAGGTATGGTTGAGTTTTAGAAGACCTTTCCAATATATATTACAAATCACAGAACAGAACACTGAACTGTCCCACTAAGAGGAAGCTAAAAGCTACAGGAATGGGTTGCTTTTTCTTTTTACAGATTAGTACTGTATTTACATAACCACGGTAACGATTTGATGAGAATTCGTAACCCCTGCATTTGATTGACAGACAAGGGCAAGGATGATGCACATGCACCAAAAGTCTACAAGATTCCAGGATCAGCATCAGACCAAGTAAAATGCACAAACCTTCGAGTTAGAACTAGAGCTACAgttttctgttgttgtttttttagcaaaatatataaattaattttgcTTAGAAATCTATAAAACAGCATACTAGAATTATAGATAATATTACTATGTTATAGTTATCTCACAAGAACTGGTGCCAAAAATCCAACGTATATTTTCAAGAGTAGCCAGTGAACAGCGAGTCACAGCGAATGTACTAGCAGCCTCTGGGTAAACAG
This genomic stretch from Bombina bombina isolate aBomBom1 chromosome 4, aBomBom1.pri, whole genome shotgun sequence harbors:
- the NANP gene encoding N-acylneuraminate-9-phosphatase isoform X2, whose translation is MVLNGVKAIFFDLDNTLIDTAGASKKAINEVMEVLIHKNQFREEEAHKICDMFQSKLLHESLDSSKMTIDDLRVQHWEEAMKEIRPGDQMDAARDCYFLWKTRRLQLMTLSESAKAMLCELRKSASLLLLTNGEKQVQREKIEACGAQQYFDAIVVGGEHAEEKPAPSIFFHCCDLLSVKPEDCVMVGDNLDTDIQDQIHDTETKTIKGIHHQQ
- the NANP gene encoding N-acylneuraminate-9-phosphatase isoform X1 — translated: MVLNGVKAIFFDLDNTLIDTAGASKKAINEVMEVLIHKNQFREEEAHKICDMFQSKLLHESLDSSKMTIDDLRVQHWEEAMKEIRPGDQMDAARDCYFLWKTRRLQLMTLSESAKAMLCELRKSASLLLLTNGEKQVQREKIEACGAQQYFDAIVVGGEHAEEKPAPSIFFHCCDLLSVKPEDCVMVGDNLDTDIQGGLNAGLKATIWLKNSTYVVNNPHPKPHYTIHSLSDLPHILNQIHDTETKTIKGIHHQQ